In Leuconostoc kimchii IMSNU 11154, one genomic interval encodes:
- a CDS encoding LrgB family protein, with protein MLSVLNTPFWGIFLTIIVYWIGQQLFKKYPIFIFQPLFIGMVLGILILIGLSSLLKEPTTVLYQQYKVGGDFIFWFLSPATMAFAVPLYKRRDLVKRYWLRIFTSLFVGLTIALFLILIISRLFGLSKIATIAMLPQAATTAIALPISSVIAGGGQVGAMAASITAMAVIVNAVVIYALGDQLIKWFKLDKDPIGLGLSFGTAGHTIGSAKAIEVGEVEGAMASISMVVIGLIVDLIVPTFAKLMGLM; from the coding sequence ATGTTGTCTGTTTTGAACACACCGTTTTGGGGTATTTTTTTAACAATTATTGTTTATTGGATTGGCCAACAGCTATTTAAGAAGTATCCAATATTTATATTTCAACCCTTATTTATTGGGATGGTACTTGGTATTTTAATCTTGATTGGTTTATCTAGTTTATTGAAAGAGCCTACCACAGTACTTTATCAACAATATAAGGTAGGTGGGGATTTCATCTTTTGGTTCTTGAGTCCGGCAACAATGGCGTTTGCAGTGCCACTATACAAACGTCGTGATCTAGTGAAGCGGTATTGGTTGAGAATATTTACTTCCCTATTCGTCGGATTAACAATAGCTTTATTTCTGATTTTAATTATTTCTCGCTTGTTTGGTTTGTCGAAAATTGCAACAATTGCAATGCTCCCTCAGGCAGCAACAACAGCAATTGCATTGCCGATTTCATCAGTCATTGCAGGTGGCGGTCAAGTTGGTGCCATGGCTGCATCTATTACTGCCATGGCTGTCATTGTTAATGCTGTTGTTATTTATGCCTTGGGTGACCAATTAATTAAATGGTTTAAGTTGGACAAAGATCCGATAGGATTAGGGCTATCGTTTGGTACTGCTGGGCATACTATTGGTTCGGCAAAAGCTATAGAAGTGGGTGAAGTTGAAGGCGCTATGGCCTCAATTTCAATGGTAGTTATTGGATTAATCGTTGATCTCATTGTGCCCACGTTTGCTAAGTTAATGGGCCTGATGTAG
- a CDS encoding CidA/LrgA family protein, whose product MENKNKKEAAPLLTQFLIFSGILLIANILSIGISLLLPGFPVPTPLIGLVLLFIALVSGLVKLEQVEGLSTSLIGLIGLLFVPSGISLASSLPLFKQEGIKIVAVVIISTVVLLLSVAYTAQLVTKISNKIHHKF is encoded by the coding sequence ATGGAAAATAAAAATAAAAAGGAAGCCGCGCCACTACTAACGCAATTTTTGATTTTTAGCGGCATTTTACTCATAGCTAACATTTTATCAATTGGTATATCGTTATTGCTACCAGGTTTCCCCGTACCAACGCCATTAATTGGATTAGTGTTATTATTCATTGCGTTAGTTAGTGGTCTTGTGAAGTTGGAACAAGTGGAGGGACTATCGACCAGTCTAATCGGGTTGATTGGGTTGCTGTTTGTACCTTCAGGTATTTCGCTTGCCAGTTCGTTGCCATTATTTAAGCAAGAAGGTATTAAAATTGTTGCAGTAGTCATTATCTCAACTGTTGTGCTGTTATTGTCAGTCGCTTATACCGCGCAATTGGTAACAAAAATTAGTAATAAAATTCATCATAAATTTTAA
- a CDS encoding Gfo/Idh/MocA family protein: MTLNWAVIGTGTIANEMAGTLWNNGKEIAGVFGRNFEKTKPFAERYHIKKQFKTLEELLTNRDITAIYIATPHNTHFEIAKQALLHDKHVLVEKAMTVNQAELTELYYIANKHHVMLMEAMTLLHMPLIKKIKSLVEVGELGIVKTINVTFGSHKPYDVTNRFFNVDLAGGALLDIGGYAFSAARYFMSAQPTQISSFVNYFETGVDEQSVTILSNSNNELATISLSMQAKQPKALTISGTKGYIRVLEFPRAQEATWYHTETKKIESITAGDTQNALIYEIEDFERIIENPSQSKIYNDMTADVFHIFEAVKSQWTK, encoded by the coding sequence ATGACATTAAATTGGGCAGTAATTGGCACTGGAACAATAGCTAATGAAATGGCAGGTACACTATGGAATAACGGCAAGGAGATTGCGGGTGTATTTGGCCGGAATTTTGAAAAAACAAAGCCGTTCGCTGAAAGATACCATATCAAAAAGCAATTTAAAACACTAGAAGAGTTACTTACAAATAGAGACATCACTGCCATTTATATTGCAACGCCACATAATACACATTTTGAGATAGCAAAGCAGGCTTTACTGCATGATAAACATGTGTTGGTCGAAAAAGCGATGACGGTTAATCAAGCAGAACTCACTGAACTGTATTATATCGCGAATAAGCATCATGTTATGCTTATGGAGGCAATGACATTATTACATATGCCACTGATTAAAAAAATTAAATCACTGGTAGAAGTGGGAGAGTTAGGTATCGTCAAGACCATCAATGTGACGTTTGGTAGCCACAAACCTTACGATGTAACCAATAGATTTTTTAATGTCGATTTAGCAGGTGGTGCGCTACTAGACATTGGCGGCTATGCATTTAGCGCAGCACGCTATTTTATGTCAGCGCAACCGACTCAAATTAGCTCTTTCGTCAATTATTTTGAGACGGGCGTTGATGAACAATCAGTGACGATTTTGAGTAACTCAAACAATGAATTAGCCACTATTTCTTTATCCATGCAAGCGAAACAGCCTAAGGCGCTCACAATATCAGGAACCAAAGGCTATATTCGCGTGCTCGAATTTCCACGTGCTCAGGAAGCTACATGGTATCATACGGAAACAAAAAAAATCGAATCAATTACAGCAGGTGATACACAGAATGCGTTGATATACGAGATTGAAGATTTTGAAAGGATTATTGAGAATCCAAGTCAAAGTAAGATTTATAACGACATGACTGCTGATGTATTTCATATTTTTGAAGCTGTCAAATCGCAATGGACAAAATAA
- a CDS encoding SDR family oxidoreductase — protein sequence MTALDFSLDTFSLTGKTALITGGASGLGRYYTQALSSVGANILVVSYTKTGWDETQAIVESYGQTIDFLQLDITQKDAANQITHFIKNNSHTLDILVNNAGMQKRHEWQDFPDDDWDAVIDLNLNAVYHISKAVALLMSENGGGKIINIGSMQSYRAGKFIFPYTASKHGVIGLTKAYADALAVHNIQVNAIAPGYIDTPMTKSLQEDEMRNKEILQHIPAGHWADPKELMGTVVFLASNASDYITGVTLPVDGGYLLR from the coding sequence ATGACAGCATTAGATTTTTCACTCGATACTTTCAGTCTCACTGGCAAAACAGCTTTAATTACAGGTGGTGCGTCTGGTCTTGGGCGGTACTACACGCAAGCCTTAAGTTCAGTTGGCGCCAATATTTTGGTAGTTTCTTATACCAAAACAGGCTGGGATGAAACGCAAGCAATCGTTGAATCCTACGGCCAAACAATTGACTTCCTTCAACTAGATATTACACAAAAAGATGCAGCAAATCAGATAACCCATTTTATCAAAAACAATAGTCACACATTAGACATTCTCGTTAATAACGCGGGTATGCAAAAGCGACACGAATGGCAAGACTTTCCGGATGACGATTGGGATGCGGTGATTGATTTAAACTTAAATGCTGTTTATCACATTTCAAAAGCAGTAGCGTTATTAATGTCTGAAAATGGTGGTGGAAAAATCATCAATATTGGTTCCATGCAATCTTACCGCGCTGGAAAGTTTATTTTCCCATACACTGCCAGTAAGCATGGTGTTATTGGTTTAACTAAAGCATATGCAGACGCGTTAGCTGTTCACAATATTCAAGTTAATGCGATTGCACCAGGATACATTGATACGCCAATGACCAAATCACTCCAAGAAGATGAGATGCGGAACAAAGAAATTCTTCAACACATCCCAGCTGGACACTGGGCAGATCCTAAGGAACTCATGGGAACCGTAGTATTCTTGGCTAGCAATGCTTCGGATTATATCACAGGGGTAACACTTCCAGTTGATGGTGGTTACTTATTAAGATAA
- a CDS encoding LacI family DNA-binding transcriptional regulator, translating into MDKNKKLTIVDIATKAGVSTATVSRFLNGQLNQMSEKTAVKLQKIIEETSYTRNVAAVQLAKQKSNLVAVIASNIDEYFSSEYFKGIVSILSAQGFIGVLFDSNSNTTTESALMASVYNQKFAGMVLQPVSTDPHLIEKFTNDAVPVVLIDRDIGNGQSITVTTNNFQVTKYAMEHFLNQGFNKVTIITEPINRISTRVERIAGVRSVFDHSQLIEVDSDHLNFSELSDELDINNPKNLLFVLKERLLIQLLANTKLLNEPKIPQRITGFIDTSMPKYLAPNYKFIQQSPFLMGATAAEVLLAQISAKQPEHIKQIVIPSKFE; encoded by the coding sequence ATGGATAAAAATAAAAAATTAACCATCGTCGACATTGCTACCAAAGCAGGCGTTTCAACCGCCACAGTTAGCCGATTTCTCAATGGTCAGCTGAACCAAATGTCTGAAAAAACAGCAGTAAAATTACAAAAAATAATCGAAGAGACTTCTTATACTAGAAATGTTGCTGCTGTGCAATTAGCAAAACAGAAATCAAATTTAGTGGCTGTTATCGCCTCCAATATTGATGAGTATTTTTCTTCAGAATATTTTAAAGGTATTGTATCTATTTTAAGTGCACAAGGTTTTATTGGTGTACTTTTTGATTCGAATTCAAATACAACCACTGAATCTGCGCTTATGGCGTCCGTTTACAATCAAAAATTTGCCGGGATGGTTTTACAACCAGTATCTACTGATCCCCACTTAATTGAAAAATTTACTAATGATGCGGTGCCCGTTGTTTTAATTGACCGCGATATTGGCAACGGTCAATCAATCACTGTTACCACAAATAATTTTCAAGTCACAAAATATGCAATGGAACATTTTTTAAATCAAGGCTTTAACAAGGTAACCATCATTACTGAACCCATTAATCGTATCTCAACGCGTGTCGAAAGAATTGCAGGTGTACGATCTGTTTTTGATCATTCACAACTTATCGAAGTGGATTCTGATCATCTTAATTTTTCAGAATTATCCGATGAATTAGATATAAACAATCCAAAAAATCTTTTATTTGTACTTAAAGAACGCCTTTTAATTCAATTATTGGCCAATACTAAACTTTTGAATGAGCCAAAGATACCACAAAGAATCACCGGTTTTATTGATACAAGTATGCCAAAATATTTAGCGCCAAACTATAAATTTATTCAACAATCACCATTTTTGATGGGCGCCACGGCGGCTGAGGTTTTACTGGCTCAGATTTCAGCAAAACAGCCTGAACACATAAAACAAATTGTTATTCCCTCTAAGTTTGAATGA
- the tenA gene encoding thiaminase II, producing MGFSQEIITEIDNIWQANLKHPFVQEIGAGTLPVKKFKYYMVQDYVYLMDYAKVFALGALKSPDLKTMIQFSNTLQSILTEEMSLHRQYAAQFNISEETLASAEPAPTTLAYKNYLLSVAQTGGQAELLAVLLPCMWGYETIGKNLAHSPGAKNVLYGEWIAMYSSPDFSALTEWLIQEFDRITAQQTLTQRVRLINIFKNSLRYEVLFWEMAYQEEKWLV from the coding sequence ATGGGATTTAGTCAAGAAATTATAACGGAAATCGACAATATTTGGCAGGCTAATCTAAAACATCCATTCGTGCAAGAAATTGGCGCGGGTACTTTGCCAGTTAAAAAGTTCAAATATTATATGGTACAAGACTATGTATATTTGATGGATTATGCCAAAGTGTTTGCGTTAGGTGCTCTCAAAAGTCCTGATTTGAAAACAATGATACAATTTTCAAATACGCTACAGTCAATTTTAACTGAAGAAATGTCATTGCATCGACAATATGCTGCGCAATTTAACATTAGCGAAGAAACACTAGCATCTGCGGAGCCTGCACCAACAACATTGGCATACAAAAACTATTTATTATCAGTTGCTCAAACTGGCGGTCAAGCTGAACTTTTGGCTGTACTCTTACCTTGTATGTGGGGATATGAGACGATTGGTAAAAACTTAGCCCATTCACCAGGTGCTAAAAATGTACTGTATGGTGAGTGGATTGCGATGTATAGTTCACCTGATTTTAGCGCATTGACCGAATGGCTAATTCAAGAATTCGACCGAATAACAGCGCAACAGACGTTGACGCAACGTGTTCGTTTAATAAATATTTTTAAAAATTCCTTACGATATGAAGTACTTTTTTGGGAAATGGCTTATCAAGAAGAAAAGTGGCTGGTTTAG
- a CDS encoding acetylornithine deacetylase has product MDLTKVNQQIESRQDELLDLVKNLVAFETPAPPARNTREAQNFVADFLSSLGFSIDQWALYDNDDIVVGTKRGNPAYQSLIINGHMDVAALNPNESWTFTPFKATVRDDRIIGRGVSDMKGGLAAALFALKILHDQNISLPGKLLFESVIGEEVGEAGTKSTIEHGYIADFALVTDSSDLEIQGQGGVITGWVTIKSDKTYHDGLRREMIHAGGGLRAASAIEKMAKLIIGLQELERDWAVTKSYPGFPAGTNTINPAVIEGGRNAAFIADEARLWLTVHFYPNETYQSVTQEVESFVTRLAQADPWLRDHLPTFEWGGHSMIEDRGEIFPALEVDEKHPAVQTLLNAHLTTFEKKTQVSVSTSVTDGGWFGDAHIPAVIYGPGDLRHAHAVDESISVARLVKYSQALAQFIVDWAHTKKE; this is encoded by the coding sequence ATGGATTTAACAAAAGTTAATCAACAAATTGAGTCACGACAAGACGAGCTATTGGACTTAGTAAAAAATCTGGTTGCTTTCGAAACACCAGCACCACCCGCACGAAATACGCGGGAAGCACAAAATTTTGTCGCTGACTTTTTAAGCTCTTTGGGTTTTAGTATTGACCAATGGGCGTTATACGATAATGATGATATTGTTGTTGGAACCAAAAGGGGCAATCCAGCATATCAAAGTTTGATCATTAATGGGCATATGGATGTTGCTGCGTTAAACCCGAATGAAAGTTGGACTTTTACACCTTTTAAAGCGACCGTTCGTGATGATCGAATTATTGGCCGCGGTGTATCAGACATGAAAGGTGGGCTTGCTGCTGCATTATTTGCGTTGAAAATTTTGCACGATCAAAATATTTCGTTGCCTGGAAAGCTGCTTTTTGAATCAGTCATTGGGGAAGAAGTTGGTGAGGCGGGAACGAAATCAACAATTGAACATGGCTACATAGCAGATTTTGCACTTGTAACCGATTCGAGTGATTTAGAGATCCAAGGACAAGGCGGTGTTATTACAGGATGGGTGACAATTAAAAGTGATAAAACCTACCATGATGGTTTACGCCGTGAAATGATTCATGCTGGTGGTGGATTAAGGGCGGCGAGTGCTATTGAAAAGATGGCCAAGTTAATCATTGGTTTACAGGAGCTAGAACGTGATTGGGCAGTGACAAAAAGTTATCCTGGCTTCCCTGCTGGTACGAATACAATAAATCCAGCAGTAATTGAGGGCGGCAGAAATGCAGCATTTATTGCTGACGAAGCCCGCTTATGGCTAACCGTTCATTTTTATCCAAATGAAACCTATCAATCTGTCACACAAGAAGTTGAATCATTTGTTACGCGATTAGCACAAGCAGATCCATGGTTGCGAGATCATCTACCCACCTTTGAATGGGGTGGACATTCAATGATTGAAGATCGCGGTGAAATTTTCCCTGCATTAGAGGTGGATGAAAAACATCCTGCAGTACAAACGTTGTTAAACGCACATCTAACTACTTTTGAAAAGAAAACGCAAGTTTCTGTTTCAACAAGTGTAACAGATGGTGGTTGGTTTGGTGATGCACACATTCCAGCTGTGATTTATGGACCGGGTGACTTACGTCATGCACACGCAGTTGACGAAAGTATTTCAGTGGCACGTTTAGTAAAATATAGTCAAGCTTTAGCACAGTTTATTGTAGATTGGGCACACACTAAAAAGGAGTGA
- a CDS encoding glycosyltransferase family 8 protein yields the protein MATINILTTLDDNYLTQFKVMLLSIKQTNTDDQFDIWLAHHAISESSSKQLVAFVSKLGYQLHMVHVDVDVWSSAPVLKQYPAEMYFRLLCGEYLPKTLTRILYLDPDILVINPIRSLWTLDMKNQMIAAASHNGLTGVSQTINNVRFQNKNKYFNSGVMLMDLNKMREKVKLDDITSAIDRYAKRLILPDQDILNYLYSDHILSIPEEIWNYDTRDNIVHFTKSLGSIDLPWVIENTVILHFCGHPKPWEKRNLNRFAILYKHYEQLLRLNYGEYY from the coding sequence ATGGCAACAATCAATATATTAACAACACTAGATGACAATTATCTCACGCAATTTAAAGTCATGTTATTATCAATTAAGCAAACCAATACAGATGATCAGTTCGACATTTGGCTAGCACATCATGCTATTTCAGAATCGTCTAGCAAACAATTAGTAGCATTCGTTAGCAAATTAGGTTATCAATTACATATGGTTCATGTAGATGTCGATGTTTGGTCATCAGCACCTGTATTGAAACAATATCCAGCTGAAATGTATTTCAGGCTTTTGTGTGGAGAATACTTACCGAAGACGTTGACACGTATTTTATATTTAGATCCTGATATTTTAGTGATTAACCCAATAAGATCTTTATGGACGCTAGATATGAAGAATCAGATGATTGCAGCAGCTAGTCACAATGGTTTAACAGGCGTTAGTCAAACTATAAACAACGTACGATTTCAAAATAAAAATAAGTATTTTAATTCTGGCGTGATGTTAATGGACTTAAATAAAATGAGAGAAAAGGTAAAATTAGACGATATTACTTCGGCCATTGATCGCTATGCTAAAAGACTAATATTACCAGATCAAGATATATTGAATTATTTGTATAGTGATCATATTTTGAGTATTCCTGAGGAGATTTGGAATTACGATACACGAGATAATATCGTGCATTTTACTAAAAGTTTAGGGAGTATTGATTTACCATGGGTTATTGAAAATACAGTTATTTTGCACTTCTGTGGTCATCCTAAACCATGGGAAAAGAGAAACCTTAACCGCTTTGCTATTCTATATAAGCATTATGAACAATTATTGCGTTTGAACTATGGTGAGTATTATTAA
- a CDS encoding GNAT family N-acetyltransferase: MLKKEKLNDRAQIVGYSVPNWTTRPFPDKKTHTGQYCILQKIDKKVHFDDLYRFFGPESNSETWTYLSLNHFKNRDTFWNYLTKIEHEKQSIYYAIVDKSTQKVLGSFALVAIDQENGSLEIGYVIYSDSMKKTKIATEAQFLLMTYVFDQLGYRRYVWMCDDCNEASKHAATRLGFSFEGIFRNMWVYKNRNRDTAWFSITDYEWPSIKNRMEKWLNKSNFDNEGIQKNKLTDM; encoded by the coding sequence ATGTTAAAAAAAGAAAAGTTAAATGATAGGGCACAAATAGTCGGTTATTCGGTTCCCAATTGGACAACTCGGCCGTTTCCAGATAAGAAAACGCATACGGGTCAATATTGTATCTTACAAAAAATTGATAAAAAAGTTCATTTTGATGATTTGTATCGTTTTTTTGGTCCGGAGAGTAACTCGGAAACATGGACTTATTTATCCCTAAATCACTTTAAAAATCGTGATACATTTTGGAACTATTTGACTAAAATCGAGCACGAAAAGCAGTCAATTTATTATGCCATTGTAGATAAATCAACTCAGAAAGTATTAGGAAGTTTTGCATTAGTTGCGATTGATCAAGAAAACGGTAGCCTTGAAATTGGTTATGTTATTTATTCTGATTCAATGAAAAAGACAAAAATTGCCACTGAGGCGCAGTTCCTTTTAATGACGTATGTATTTGATCAACTAGGATATCGTAGATATGTTTGGATGTGTGATGACTGTAATGAAGCATCAAAGCACGCTGCTACACGTTTGGGATTTTCTTTCGAAGGTATTTTTAGGAATATGTGGGTATACAAAAATAGAAATAGAGATACAGCCTGGTTTTCGATTACTGATTATGAATGGCCTAGTATTAAAAACAGGATGGAAAAGTGGCTCAACAAATCTAATTTTGATAACGAAGGCATTCAGAAAAATAAATTAACCGATATGTAA
- a CDS encoding GNAT family N-acetyltransferase, translating into MLYKVRRADQNDHLAIETFYKDALPHIDPIQTSWIPGVYPHISDALVAVLKDEFFICLDEKGVVVGSVILNTDSQEAYKALNWSKSSDESDQKSLVVHTLIAHPKRLNQGIASQIIDFIKMFAVKNNMYAIRLDTLVDNVPARRLYEKNGFAYIGRYDLPSFDNQGIDDCVFYEFQIINA; encoded by the coding sequence ATGTTATACAAGGTGCGCCGCGCAGATCAAAATGATCACCTGGCTATTGAAACATTTTACAAAGATGCCCTACCACATATCGATCCGATTCAGACGAGCTGGATACCAGGAGTATACCCCCACATCTCAGATGCCTTAGTGGCAGTATTGAAAGATGAATTTTTTATTTGTTTGGATGAAAAAGGCGTTGTGGTTGGCTCTGTTATACTTAATACAGATTCACAAGAAGCGTATAAGGCTTTAAACTGGTCGAAAAGTAGTGATGAATCTGATCAAAAGAGCTTAGTTGTTCATACGTTAATCGCGCACCCAAAAAGACTCAACCAAGGTATTGCCAGTCAAATTATTGATTTTATTAAGATGTTTGCTGTAAAAAATAACATGTACGCAATACGATTAGATACACTAGTTGATAATGTCCCAGCTCGTAGATTGTACGAAAAAAATGGTTTTGCATATATTGGACGATATGATTTACCTAGTTTTGATAACCAAGGAATAGATGATTGTGTATTTTACGAATTTCAGATAATCAATGCGTGA
- a CDS encoding SDR family NAD(P)-dependent oxidoreductase encodes MSKDVWFITGASTGLGKALVEYLLTQNCRVTATARNPEDIKKYVPNWEHLDNLLILALDVTNKVQVQESIDMVVKTWHTIDVLVNNAGYAYFSSVECADDRLVQNMFNVNFWGIKNMLDNVLPIMRKQHHGYIMNVSSLGGLRAFAGFGYYHATKFALEGLTESLALEVNPLGIDVTLIEPGDFNTDFASRSAIENKNIASSYINTAGRNIKNLKLLSGNQPGDPNKAAKVIYELQLSGKHPLRLLLGSDAYVRATEKVEELQKQFKENYSRTVSTDFE; translated from the coding sequence ATGAGTAAAGATGTTTGGTTTATTACAGGTGCTTCCACAGGCCTAGGTAAAGCATTAGTTGAGTATCTGTTGACACAGAATTGCAGGGTAACAGCCACTGCAAGAAATCCTGAGGATATTAAAAAATATGTCCCAAATTGGGAACATTTAGATAATCTACTGATATTAGCTTTAGACGTGACAAATAAAGTACAAGTACAAGAAAGTATAGATATGGTTGTAAAAACTTGGCATACGATAGATGTTTTGGTGAATAATGCTGGTTATGCTTATTTCTCATCTGTCGAGTGTGCAGATGATAGGTTAGTGCAAAATATGTTTAATGTGAACTTCTGGGGAATTAAAAACATGTTAGACAATGTGTTGCCAATCATGAGAAAACAACACCATGGCTATATTATGAATGTATCCTCTCTAGGCGGGTTACGTGCTTTTGCAGGATTTGGGTATTATCATGCTACCAAATTTGCTTTAGAAGGATTGACAGAAAGTTTAGCATTAGAAGTCAATCCACTTGGGATAGACGTGACTTTAATAGAGCCAGGAGATTTCAATACTGATTTTGCCAGCAGATCGGCCATTGAAAATAAAAATATTGCGTCAAGTTACATCAACACGGCTGGTCGAAATATTAAAAACTTAAAATTACTGTCTGGAAATCAACCGGGTGACCCAAATAAGGCAGCGAAGGTTATTTACGAACTACAACTATCTGGCAAGCACCCTTTACGTCTATTACTTGGATCAGATGCGTATGTTAGAGCAACAGAAAAAGTAGAAGAATTACAAAAGCAATTTAAAGAGAATTATTCACGAACTGTTTCAACAGATTTTGAGTAA
- a CDS encoding MerR family transcriptional regulator — MYTINDVAKIFAISPHTLRFYAKKALFPNITRNEQNVRLFTDKDLEYVEMVLALRHTGMSLNAIKTYIDLCALGDQSVSKRLTIIETELENAEIKLTDSMHQRDVLARKLDYYHEALANGEKNIVWGTNKLH, encoded by the coding sequence ATGTATACAATAAATGATGTAGCAAAAATATTTGCTATCTCCCCACATACTTTACGATTTTATGCCAAGAAAGCCCTTTTTCCTAATATCACAAGAAATGAGCAAAATGTACGTTTATTTACTGATAAAGATTTAGAATATGTTGAAATGGTGTTGGCTCTTCGTCACACAGGTATGAGTTTAAACGCAATTAAAACATATATTGATCTTTGTGCGCTAGGTGACCAGAGCGTGTCAAAAAGGTTAACTATTATTGAAACTGAATTGGAAAATGCAGAGATTAAACTAACAGACAGCATGCATCAACGCGATGTCTTGGCACGTAAACTAGACTATTACCATGAAGCTTTGGCTAATGGTGAAAAAAATATTGTTTGGGGTACAAATAAATTACATTAG
- a CDS encoding iron-containing alcohol dehydrogenase codes for MENFSFKNTTDIRFGADRIDNELRDAVSQFGKNVLLTYGGGSIKKSGLYERVIEALDGLHVVELTGIAPNPKIESVREGQQLVKSQNIDVILAVGGGSVIDASKVIASSKFYDSDPWELVVDSSKRLTIDQLPVVDILTLSATGTEMNQGSVISNPETNQKLGTYGPNTPAISFLDPTLTYSVSKWQTAAGSIDIFSHLAEQYFDQSKNNDVKSGLIEGLMRTVIKWAPVALETPDNYDARANLMWASTMALNGLAHTGNVNGWTVHPIEHELSAYYDITHGIGLGILTPHWMTFALHADTQTQFADFGRHVWQLSGDDQIVATQAIRATADWIASLGVPTTLPGVDINQTTHFEAMAKSAVTVGQLDKAYVPLTTADVIALYEASMK; via the coding sequence ATGGAAAATTTCAGTTTTAAAAATACAACAGATATTCGTTTTGGCGCAGATCGTATAGATAACGAACTGCGTGATGCAGTTTCACAATTTGGCAAGAATGTCTTGCTGACATATGGTGGTGGCTCAATTAAAAAATCCGGTTTATATGAGCGTGTTATTGAGGCTTTAGATGGCCTGCATGTTGTCGAATTAACAGGCATTGCGCCTAATCCGAAAATTGAATCTGTCCGTGAAGGGCAGCAATTAGTTAAATCACAAAACATTGACGTCATTTTAGCTGTTGGTGGGGGTTCCGTTATTGACGCATCTAAGGTCATTGCTTCGTCAAAATTTTACGATTCTGATCCGTGGGAATTAGTTGTGGATTCAAGTAAACGCTTAACGATAGACCAATTACCTGTTGTTGATATCCTAACTTTATCAGCAACAGGAACAGAAATGAACCAGGGATCTGTTATTTCTAACCCGGAAACAAATCAAAAGTTAGGCACATATGGACCCAATACACCAGCTATTTCATTTTTAGATCCTACGCTAACCTATTCAGTTTCAAAGTGGCAAACGGCTGCTGGTTCAATTGATATTTTCAGTCACTTAGCAGAACAGTACTTTGACCAATCCAAAAATAATGACGTCAAAAGTGGCTTAATTGAAGGTCTCATGCGGACGGTTATTAAATGGGCACCTGTGGCATTAGAAACACCAGATAATTACGATGCCCGAGCTAATTTGATGTGGGCGTCTACAATGGCATTAAATGGCTTAGCACACACTGGTAATGTAAATGGTTGGACCGTTCACCCAATTGAGCATGAATTATCAGCATATTATGACATTACGCATGGTATCGGATTGGGTATCTTAACACCGCATTGGATGACTTTTGCATTGCATGCTGATACGCAAACACAATTTGCTGATTTTGGACGCCATGTTTGGCAACTGAGTGGTGATGATCAAATTGTGGCAACTCAGGCTATTCGTGCTACAGCTGATTGGATAGCGTCATTGGGTGTTCCAACGACACTGCCTGGTGTTGACATCAATCAGACAACGCATTTCGAAGCTATGGCTAAGAGCGCAGTGACTGTGGGACAACTAGACAAGGCTTATGTACCGCTTACAACAGCAGACGTTATTGCTTTGTATGAAGCATCGATGAAATAA